In Pseudomonas sp. MYb327, one DNA window encodes the following:
- a CDS encoding YkgJ family cysteine cluster protein: MSCNSQKIRTLRQQIPSFECVPGCHDCCGPVTTSPEEMARLPRKTRAEQEAAMDELNCVHLGPNGCTVYDERPLICRLFGTTKTLPCPNGRGPVELIHPSVEKQVFEYMASNRQVLV, encoded by the coding sequence ATGAGTTGCAACAGTCAGAAAATTCGCACGCTGCGCCAGCAGATTCCCTCGTTCGAGTGCGTGCCCGGCTGCCATGACTGCTGTGGTCCGGTAACCACCTCGCCGGAAGAAATGGCCCGCCTGCCGCGCAAGACCCGCGCCGAGCAGGAGGCGGCCATGGATGAACTCAACTGTGTGCACCTGGGGCCGAATGGCTGCACGGTGTATGACGAGCGGCCATTGATCTGTCGACTGTTCGGCACCACCAAAACCCTGCCGTGCCCCAATGGGCGGGGGCCGGTGGAGCTGATCCATCCTAGCGTCGAGAAGCAAGTGTTTGAGTACATGGCTTCGAATCGGCAAGTGCTGGTTTAA
- a CDS encoding MFS transporter, with protein MRWATYFAVLASVLSVGLALGVSMPLVSFRLESWGYGSFAIGVMAAMPAIGVLLGAKISSHLAARLGTANLMRLCLWAGAVSIGLLALLPSYPIWLVLRLMIGVILTLVFIIGESWINQLVVEEWRGRLVALYGSSYALSQLAGPVLLGFIGTEHDYGFWVGVGLLMAAPFLLLGRSGAPSSEASSVTFRDLLGFCRGLPAIAWAVSLFAAFEAMILTLLPVYCLRQGFTTEIALAMVSTVVVGDAVLQLPIGALADRVSRRTLFTGCAVVLLVSSLAIPMLIDTLLIWPLWVLFGASAGGLFTLSLILIGERYRDDALVRANAHIAQLWGIGCLLGPLLAGAGSQWVSGHALPWLMAVGALGVLIVVSRQGAFGSVQPA; from the coding sequence ATGCGTTGGGCGACGTATTTTGCCGTGTTGGCGTCTGTCTTGAGTGTTGGCTTGGCCCTGGGTGTCAGCATGCCGCTGGTGTCGTTTCGGCTGGAGAGTTGGGGCTATGGCTCGTTTGCCATCGGTGTAATGGCGGCAATGCCGGCAATTGGTGTCCTGTTGGGGGCGAAAATTTCCAGCCATCTGGCGGCGCGTCTCGGCACGGCCAATCTGATGCGCCTGTGCCTGTGGGCCGGGGCGGTGTCCATCGGGTTGTTGGCGCTGTTGCCAAGTTATCCGATCTGGCTGGTTCTGCGGCTGATGATCGGGGTGATCCTGACCCTCGTCTTCATCATCGGTGAAAGCTGGATCAACCAATTGGTGGTCGAGGAGTGGCGCGGGCGGCTGGTGGCGCTGTATGGCAGCAGTTATGCGCTGAGTCAGTTGGCCGGGCCGGTGTTGCTGGGCTTCATTGGCACCGAACACGATTACGGCTTTTGGGTCGGCGTTGGCTTGCTGATGGCTGCACCGTTTCTGTTGCTGGGCCGCAGCGGTGCGCCGAGCAGCGAGGCCAGCAGCGTGACCTTCAGGGATTTGCTCGGGTTCTGCCGTGGCCTGCCGGCGATTGCCTGGGCGGTGTCGTTGTTTGCCGCGTTCGAAGCGATGATCCTGACGCTGTTGCCGGTTTACTGCCTGCGCCAGGGTTTCACCACGGAAATCGCCCTGGCAATGGTCAGTACGGTGGTGGTCGGTGATGCGGTGCTCCAATTGCCGATCGGTGCGCTGGCGGATCGCGTGTCGCGGCGTACGTTGTTCACGGGTTGCGCGGTGGTGCTGCTGGTGTCGAGCCTGGCGATCCCGATGCTGATCGACACACTGTTGATCTGGCCGTTGTGGGTATTGTTCGGCGCCAGTGCCGGCGGATTGTTTACCTTGTCGCTGATTCTGATCGGCGAGCGCTATCGCGATGACGCGCTGGTCCGGGCCAATGCGCATATCGCGCAATTGTGGGGGATTGGTTGTTTGCTTGGGCCGTTGCTGGCAGGTGCAGGCAGTCAGTGGGTCAGCGGGCATGCGTTGCCGTGGCTGATGGCGGTGGGAGCGTTGGGTGTGCTGATCGTGGTTTCGCGTCAGGGGGCGTTTGGCAGCGTGCAGCCGGCATAG
- a CDS encoding phospholipase D family protein produces MRVRLPLLALVIFASFLNGCANFDLQRGSSQALPASDSAFGRSVQAQAAPHQGQSGFRLLSDSTEAFTARAELIRNAQSSLDLQYYIVHDGISTRMLVDELLKAADRGVRIRILLDDTTSDGLDQTIATLAAHPQIQIRLFNPLNLGRSTGLTRTMGRLFNLSQQHRRMHNKLWLADSSMAIVGGRNLGDEYFDAEPKLNFTDIDMLGVGPVAEQLGHSFDQYWNSALSKPIDEFVSSKPTAEDLQNTRTRLEQSLEESRKQNHALYQQLMTFATQPRLDIWRKELIWAWNQALWDAPSKVLADGEPDPQLLLTTQLAPALNGVNKELVMISAYFVPGPPGLVYLTGRADAGVSVRLLTNALEATDVPAVHGGYAPYRKALLEHGVQLFELRRQPGDSSGSGPRLFSSKSYGDSDSSLHSKAIVFDQQKAFIGSFNFDPRSVLWNTEVGVLVDSPELAARVRELALQGMAPPLSYQVKLENEQVVWVTEDDGKIHTLTKEPGSWWRRFNAWLSNTVGLERML; encoded by the coding sequence GTGAGAGTCAGACTGCCCCTGCTTGCTCTTGTGATATTTGCCTCGTTTCTGAACGGCTGCGCCAATTTCGATTTGCAGCGCGGATCGAGCCAGGCGTTGCCGGCGAGTGACTCCGCATTCGGCCGCTCGGTGCAAGCCCAGGCGGCACCGCACCAGGGGCAATCCGGCTTTCGCCTGCTGTCCGACAGCACCGAGGCGTTCACCGCCCGCGCCGAGCTGATCCGCAACGCCCAGAGCAGCCTCGACTTGCAGTACTACATCGTGCACGACGGTATCAGTACGCGGATGCTGGTGGATGAGTTGCTCAAGGCCGCCGACCGTGGCGTGCGCATCCGCATTCTGCTCGATGACACCACCAGTGATGGCCTGGACCAAACCATCGCCACCCTGGCAGCGCATCCGCAAATCCAGATTCGCTTATTCAACCCGTTGAACCTGGGCCGCAGCACTGGCTTGACGCGCACTATGGGTCGCTTGTTCAACCTGTCGCAGCAACATCGGCGCATGCACAACAAGTTGTGGCTGGCCGACAGCAGCATGGCGATTGTCGGTGGGCGCAATCTGGGGGACGAATATTTCGATGCCGAACCCAAGCTGAATTTCACTGACATCGACATGCTGGGCGTCGGGCCGGTCGCCGAGCAGTTGGGCCACAGTTTCGATCAATACTGGAACAGCGCCCTGAGCAAGCCGATCGATGAATTCGTCTCCAGCAAACCGACTGCAGAGGATCTGCAAAACACCCGGACCCGGCTGGAACAATCCCTGGAAGAATCCCGCAAACAGAACCACGCGCTTTATCAGCAACTGATGACTTTCGCCACGCAGCCGCGCCTGGATATTTGGCGCAAGGAGCTGATCTGGGCCTGGAATCAGGCGCTGTGGGATGCGCCGAGCAAGGTGCTGGCCGATGGCGAGCCAGACCCCCAGTTGCTGCTGACCACTCAGTTGGCGCCCGCACTCAATGGCGTCAACAAAGAGCTGGTGATGATCTCGGCTTATTTTGTTCCCGGCCCTCCGGGACTGGTCTACCTGACCGGGCGCGCCGACGCCGGTGTGTCGGTACGGTTGCTGACCAATGCCCTGGAAGCCACAGATGTACCGGCGGTGCATGGCGGCTACGCACCGTATCGCAAGGCGCTGCTGGAGCATGGCGTGCAACTCTTCGAGCTGCGTCGCCAGCCCGGCGACAGCAGTGGTAGCGGACCCCGCCTGTTTTCCAGCAAGTCATACGGCGATTCCGACTCCAGCCTGCACAGCAAGGCCATCGTCTTCGACCAACAGAAAGCCTTCATCGGCTCATTCAACTTCGACCCGCGCTCGGTGCTGTGGAACACCGAAGTCGGGGTGCTGGTTGACAGCCCGGAACTCGCAGCCCGCGTCCGCGAACTGGCGCTGCAGGGCATGGCCCCGCCCCTGAGTTATCAGGTAAAACTGGAAAATGAGCAGGTCGTCTGGGTCACCGAAGATGACGGCAAAATACACACCCTGACCAAGGAGCCTGGCAGTTGGTGGCGGCGCTTCAATGCGTGGCTGAGCAACACGGTGGGATTGGAACGGATGCTGTAA
- a CDS encoding FAD-binding oxidoreductase, with protein sequence MNVRAQQPVPSHQHTASYYAASSLPQPEYPAMQGEVLADVCVVGGGFSGLNTALELAERGLSVVLLEAHKIGWGASGRNGGQLIRGVGHGLDQFANVIGVDGVRQMKLMGLEAVEIVRQRVERFQIPCDLTWGYCDLANKPRDLEGFAEDAEELRNLGYRYETRLLQPDEMRTVVGSDRYVGGLIDMGSGHLHPLNLALGEAAAAQQLGVKLYEKSVVTRIAYGPEIKVHTAQGSVRAKTLVLGCNAYLNELNPELSGKVLPAGSYIIATEPLSEELAHALLPQNMAVCDQRVALDYYRLSADRRLLFGGACHYSGRDPKDIAAYMRPKMLDVFPQLASVKIDYQWGGMIGIGANRLPQIGRLKDQPNVYYAQAYSGHGVNATHLAGKLLAEAISGQHSGGFDLFAQVPHITFPGGKHLRSPLLALGMLWHRLKELV encoded by the coding sequence ATGAATGTTCGTGCCCAACAGCCTGTCCCGAGCCATCAGCACACTGCTTCTTACTACGCGGCCAGCAGCCTGCCGCAACCGGAATACCCTGCAATGCAAGGCGAAGTGCTGGCCGACGTGTGCGTGGTCGGAGGCGGGTTTTCGGGGTTGAACACCGCGCTTGAACTGGCCGAACGTGGTTTGAGCGTGGTGCTGCTCGAAGCCCACAAGATCGGTTGGGGCGCCAGCGGCCGCAACGGTGGGCAGTTGATTCGCGGGGTCGGTCACGGCCTCGATCAGTTCGCCAACGTCATCGGTGTCGACGGCGTGCGTCAGATGAAACTTATGGGTCTGGAAGCAGTGGAAATCGTCCGACAGCGCGTCGAACGTTTTCAGATCCCCTGCGACCTGACCTGGGGTTACTGCGACCTGGCCAACAAACCTCGCGATCTTGAAGGTTTCGCCGAAGACGCCGAAGAACTGCGCAACCTCGGCTACCGCTACGAAACCCGACTGCTGCAACCCGATGAAATGCGCACCGTGGTCGGCTCCGACCGCTATGTCGGCGGCCTGATCGACATGGGCTCCGGGCATCTGCACCCGCTGAACCTGGCGCTGGGCGAAGCCGCCGCCGCACAGCAATTGGGCGTGAAGCTGTACGAAAAGTCGGTCGTTACGCGCATCGCCTACGGTCCTGAGATCAAGGTGCATACCGCTCAAGGCTCGGTCCGTGCCAAGACACTTGTGCTGGGCTGTAACGCCTATCTCAACGAACTCAACCCCGAACTCAGCGGCAAAGTACTGCCCGCCGGCAGCTACATCATCGCCACTGAGCCTTTGAGCGAAGAGCTGGCCCACGCACTGCTGCCGCAGAACATGGCGGTCTGCGATCAACGGGTCGCGCTGGATTACTATCGGCTCTCGGCGGATCGGCGTCTGCTGTTCGGCGGCGCCTGCCATTACTCGGGGCGCGACCCGAAAGACATCGCGGCCTACATGCGACCGAAGATGCTGGACGTATTCCCGCAACTGGCCAGCGTAAAGATCGATTATCAGTGGGGCGGCATGATCGGCATCGGCGCCAATCGCTTGCCGCAGATCGGCCGGCTCAAGGACCAGCCGAACGTGTATTACGCCCAGGCTTATTCCGGTCACGGGGTGAATGCTACGCATCTGGCGGGCAAGCTGCTGGCCGAAGCAATCAGCGGACAGCACAGTGGTGGCTTCGATCTGTTCGCCCAGGTGCCACATATCACCTTCCCCGGCGGCAAGCACTTGCGCTCGCCGTTGTTGGCATTGGGGATGTTGTGGCATCGGCTTAAAGAGTTGGTTTGA
- a CDS encoding DUF1127 domain-containing protein, translating into MNGLSDVRLTLHSQELAAGQNYGAREAHMRKAPSSLNRWDLFWRRLHTRKALLELTPEQLKDIGLTREQAREEGLKPFWRV; encoded by the coding sequence ATGAACGGCTTGAGCGATGTGCGGCTGACGTTACACAGTCAGGAACTGGCGGCAGGGCAAAATTACGGCGCACGCGAGGCGCATATGCGCAAAGCACCGTCCAGCCTGAATCGCTGGGATCTGTTCTGGCGTCGTCTGCACACACGCAAGGCGTTGCTGGAGTTGACACCGGAACAGCTCAAGGACATAGGGCTGACGCGTGAACAGGCGCGGGAGGAGGGGCTCAAGCCTTTCTGGCGGGTCTGA
- a CDS encoding Lrp/AsnC ligand binding domain-containing protein produces MRTNTQTKRELDKIDRNILRILQADGRISFTELGEKVGLSTTPCTERVRRLEREGIIMGYYARLNPQHLKGSLLVFVEISLDYKSGDTFEEFRRAVLKLPHVLECHLVSGDFDYLVKARISEMASYRKLLGDILLKLPHVRESKSYIVMEEVKESLNLPIPD; encoded by the coding sequence ATGCGTACCAACACTCAAACCAAACGTGAGCTGGACAAGATCGACCGCAACATCCTGCGGATCCTGCAAGCGGACGGGCGAATTTCCTTCACCGAGCTGGGGGAAAAGGTCGGGCTCTCGACCACGCCTTGTACGGAGCGGGTCCGGCGCCTTGAGCGCGAAGGGATCATCATGGGCTATTACGCGCGGCTTAATCCGCAGCACCTCAAGGGTAGTCTGCTGGTGTTCGTCGAGATCAGCCTGGATTACAAATCCGGCGACACTTTCGAGGAGTTCCGACGCGCAGTCCTGAAGCTGCCTCACGTGCTGGAGTGCCATTTGGTGTCAGGGGATTTCGACTATCTGGTGAAGGCGCGGATTTCCGAGATGGCCTCGTACCGCAAGCTGCTGGGCGACATCCTGCTCAAGCTGCCACATGTCCGGGAATCCAAGAGCTATATCGTGATGGAAGAGGTGAAGGAGAGTTTGAATTTGCCGATTCCGGATTGA
- a CDS encoding PLP-dependent aminotransferase family protein: MTLYVNLAELLGTRIEQGFYRPGDRLPSVRALSIEHGVSLSTVQQAYRLLEDNGLATPKPKSGYFVPASRDLPDLPAISRPAQRPVEISQWEQVLELIRAVPRKDVVQLGRGMPDITTPTLKPLLRGLAQLSRRQDMPGLYYDNIHGNLELREQIARLMLDSGCQLSPGDLVVTTGCHEALSTSIRSICEPGDIVAVDSPSFHGAMQTLKGLGMKALEIPTDPLTGISLDALEMALEQWPIKAIQLTPNCNNPLGYIMPESRKRALLTLAQRFDVAIIEDDVYGELSYSYPRPRTIKSFDEDGRVLLCSSFSKTLAPGLRIGWVAPGRYLERVLHMKYISTGSTAPQPQIAIAEFLKGGHFEPHLRRMRTQYQRNRDLMIDWVSRYFPAGTRASRPQGSFMLWVELPESFDTLKLNRALHDQGVQIAVGSIFSPSGKYRNCLRMNYAAKPTAQIEEAVRKVGAEAIRLLAENDQLRD, from the coding sequence ATGACCCTTTATGTGAACCTCGCCGAATTGCTCGGCACGCGTATCGAACAGGGCTTCTATCGCCCGGGTGATCGGCTGCCGTCGGTGCGGGCGCTCAGCATTGAACACGGCGTGAGCCTGAGCACAGTGCAGCAGGCTTACCGCTTGCTTGAAGACAATGGGCTGGCCACGCCGAAACCCAAGTCCGGGTATTTCGTGCCGGCCAGTCGCGACCTGCCCGATTTACCGGCCATCAGTCGCCCGGCCCAGCGTCCGGTGGAGATTTCGCAATGGGAGCAAGTGCTGGAGCTAATCCGAGCCGTGCCACGCAAGGATGTCGTGCAACTGGGTCGTGGCATGCCGGACATCACCACGCCAACCCTCAAACCGCTGCTGCGCGGCCTGGCGCAACTCAGTCGGCGGCAAGACATGCCCGGCCTGTATTACGACAACATCCACGGCAACCTCGAACTGCGCGAACAAATCGCCCGGCTCATGCTCGATTCCGGCTGCCAGCTAAGCCCCGGTGATCTGGTGGTGACGACCGGTTGCCATGAAGCGCTGTCCACCAGCATCCGCTCGATTTGCGAGCCGGGAGACATCGTCGCGGTTGATTCGCCAAGCTTTCACGGCGCCATGCAGACGCTCAAGGGCCTGGGCATGAAAGCCCTGGAGATTCCCACCGACCCGCTCACCGGGATCAGTCTGGATGCGCTGGAAATGGCTTTGGAACAGTGGCCGATCAAGGCCATACAGTTGACGCCCAACTGCAACAACCCGCTGGGCTACATCATGCCGGAGTCACGCAAACGCGCGTTATTGACGCTCGCACAGCGCTTCGACGTGGCGATCATTGAGGACGATGTGTATGGCGAACTGTCTTATAGCTACCCACGTCCGCGCACGATCAAATCCTTCGACGAAGACGGCCGCGTCCTGCTCTGCAGTTCGTTCTCCAAAACCCTGGCCCCCGGCCTGCGCATTGGCTGGGTCGCGCCGGGTCGCTATCTGGAGCGCGTGCTGCACATGAAATACATCAGCACCGGCTCTACCGCACCACAACCGCAGATCGCTATCGCGGAATTTCTCAAGGGCGGGCACTTCGAGCCTCATTTACGGCGGATGCGCACGCAATACCAGCGCAATCGCGACCTGATGATCGATTGGGTCAGCCGCTACTTTCCGGCCGGCACCCGCGCCAGCCGCCCACAAGGCAGCTTTATGCTGTGGGTCGAACTGCCGGAAAGCTTCGACACCTTGAAACTGAATCGTGCCTTGCACGATCAGGGCGTACAGATTGCCGTGGGCAGTATCTTTTCCCCCTCGGGCAAATACCGCAATTGCCTGCGCATGAACTACGCTGCCAAACCGACAGCGCAGATCGAAGAAGCTGTGCGCAAGGTCGGTGCCGAAGCCATCAGACTGTTGGCGGAAAACGATCAACTCCGCGACTGA